Proteins encoded by one window of Sorex araneus isolate mSorAra2 chromosome 3, mSorAra2.pri, whole genome shotgun sequence:
- the C3H17orf78 gene encoding uncharacterized protein C17orf78 homolog, translated as MDTILVFSLIIASYDANKKELRDSSCQVEQLPRIFTRDGESVRDVPVQEIQADAEGPTSNPHWTVASLQCSGSRGEVKVNLLYSGQRAPGRHALRSLRVFAVPRTRGPDSPTCHLSPASKFHTRSFLGGTAFLPGVSQCKVDSVTGPSTEPLLGTATAGTPGNTDGDTDTDEDLEKRKKWGLVAKSLIAVTLLISGAVIMVFVIFEVPCPGQCRRIAEQCQCQWLWRRLRKGGQSSEAAETQLNPQPEKGSIHSIADVTVATVVIFIL; from the exons ATGGATACCATTTTGGTTTTCAGCCTGATCATTGCATCCTATGATGCCAACAAGAAAG AACTCAGAGACAGCAGCTGCCAAGTGGAGCAGTTACCTAGGATCTTCACGAGGGATGGAGAAAGTGTAAGAGATGTGCCGGTACAAG AAATACAGGCAGACGCCGAGGGGCCCACGTCCAACCCACACTGGACAGTGGCTTCGCTGCAGTGTTCCGGCTCCCGGGGTGAAGTGAAGGTGAACCTCCTCTACTCGGGGCAAAGGGCGCCAGGCAGGCACGCTCTGCGGAGCCTCAGGGTCTTTGCCGTTCCCCGCACACGAGGCCCGGATTCCCCAACTTGTCACCTCAGCCCTGCCTCCAAGTTTCATACACGATCCTTCCTGGGAGGCACAG CTTTTTTACCAGGGGTTTCACAATGCAAAGTAGACTCGGTGACAGGACCCTCAACAGAGCCTTTGCTTGGCACCGCCACCGCTGGGACTCCTGGGAATACAGATGGAGACACAG ATACAGACGAGGAcctagagaagaggaagaaatgggGCCTCGTGGCCAAATCTCTGATTGCGGTCACTCTGCTGATCAGTGGAGCAGTCATCATGGTGTTTGTCATTTTTGAAGTCCCATGCCCT GGTCAATGTCGGCGAATCGCAGAGCAGTGCCAATGCCAGTGGCTGTGGAGAAGGCTGAGGAAGGGAGGCCAGTCCTCAGAGGCAGCTGAAACCCAGCTCAACCCTCAGCCCGAGAAGGGAAGTATTCACTCTATAGCTGATGTCACTG